The Mauremys reevesii isolate NIE-2019 linkage group 3, ASM1616193v1, whole genome shotgun sequence genomic sequence CACAGAATCACAACTGGTCACCACATGGGCAATCACATCACCACACAGGCATGGTCCCTCCAATCCCAAGGATTCCATCCCCCGCCATCCAGGATGCCAATTCTCTTCAGCCACCCTCTCTCTTCCATTCATTCCCACCACACGTTCTCTttatcacacaaacacacacactgtgtctATCATATCAACAAACAGCTGTTCTAATCTATCAAGCATTGAAGGAAATTGACAATTATCTGGAATCATCCATCACTCACCACATCTCCTCCACCCCTTCATATTTTCCTAGACTTTTCCTCTACTTCACAAGACTCACACACATTCATTTTAATATCAAATCAAGTAGGAACTTTCATGATTTCTGACTGCACATCTTTTTTTGACCTGCAGACCTGACCTTTGACCCTTTCACTCACTGCAACCACTCCACTGACTGCTGCACTGATTTCAGAggccactctgccacctcccctcTTCAGACACTCTCCACCACTCACTACTCCAGCTCCTGCCACCTCTGCTCTCCTACACTGCTACTCTGCCACTCCTCCACTGCAAGATGCAGCTGCACACCACTCAACCACCCACCTGTCCCCTCTGTCCACCTCCACTCACCCATCCCTCACCTTCCCTGCTGgtctcctccaccctcctccacCTGTCCCCCAACTGACCCAATGCTGATCCCCATCTGACATCCAGATCACTCTACATCGCATCAACATCTACATTCACAGCATGAGCAAACAGCACAGACATGTTTTTTAGCACAGCAAACATTTTTTAGCACTATCAAAGTCTGCCAGCAGCAAAAACAGAGCAGTAAGGGCAAAGCTACATGAAGCTGGTTTTATGGCTTCATGCTAGGCTCAAACAGCTTGGACTACTTTCTTTCCTTAAAGATCTCATGTCTTTTTGTCATCAGGTCTTTGAAGTCATCCTGGTGGTCTCCACCAGTCCACCTCAGTTGTCTCACCTCAGTCTTTTTACACCCTGCTACCGTTTTTGCTTTGGAAATCTAACATTCTTACTCACCACCACTTTGACCCTTTTCAGCTTTTTCATGAAGTTCTCTCTATGAATTGAGCTCTATTTCTTTGAAGCCAGCCATTCATCCATTGTTCCTCCATTCCTGCCATGCTCTGTCCCTTCTTGCTTCCCTTTCATGAGCCAGGCTTTCCATGTCTCCTATGAGATTCTTCAATGTTTTCCACCTTGTTCCACAAAGATCTCCTCACCCCAGGTTGACCCACTTTTTTTCAGTCTCCACATTCCCCCAAATCCACAACCATTCAACCAAAATTTTTTACCACATTCTGCCACACAGAACATGGACAATCCATTCTCTCCATTCCCTCACAATCTTCTTCTGGCCTCCTTCTCCCTGCATGGAAGCTGGTCTCAGAGGAGTCCTAGACTATTTGTTGCAGTAGCAGTGAGACTCTGGACAAGACAGTCCACCCAGGGAAACACCAAAAGGATTTCTGTTTGCATTAAACTCTGCTACCAACTGTGAGCTCATTTACAAGGCTCACTCCATGAGAAAGCTCAGGCTTCAACCACAACCTCCCTTCAAGATGTTCTGCTTGTAGACATATGTAGAGCGGCCACATGGCGTTCAGTACATACTTTTGCAGTGCAGTATATcttagtgcaggactctgcagcaGATGCCTCCTTCAGCATGGCAGTTCTCCACATGATCATTCCATCTTCATCCTCACACCCTCCTCCAACATAGGTACTGCTTGTCAATCatcctcagtggaatacaatagggaccatcatttgaagaagaggaggttcttcaggctgtgtgtgtgtgtgtccctatTTGTATTCTACTTCCCACCCGCTTCCCCCTCTGCTGCAGATTGGTCAAttcatggtagagaaggaactggatatAGTCGGTCCACCACACCCTTTATTGCCTTGGATGGAAGCACGAGGCAAGCCAGGGCACGTGCACGGACCGACAGACACTACTTTCAAATACTCTGACTCTCGATGCATGGTGTGCATGTgtaaccctcagtggaatacagtaGGGACCACAcctcttgaagaacctccaggtATGGGTAAGTAACCTTCTCTTATTACTTCCAATGGGGCAAGAACTGCAAATTTTGCTGCTACATTAAGGATTTAGAGATTAATATTAAATCTATTCTAGTGTAGCTGATGAGGGTATGAATAAATGTGTAATCTCATTCCCCTCGATATAATTATTTCCAGAAATCTGAGCGATTGACTTGTTGGTATAGAAAGGTTAATGCTGCACCTGTTTCCTTCTTTCGTCTTTTTATCAGCTCTGTCCCAGTGAAGAATAGGTGTACAGCTGAAGTCTCCTCCAAGTATAATTTCCCCTTCCTCAAACTGTTgcaatattttaaagaaattcttttcaatttttttttattttacttttcctTTTGACTGGGAGCATATGACAAGCCCACTGTTATTAACCCAGCAACTATGCTCCACCTTTAAATTGATCTTTAATCTGAAGAGGTATGTGGTCAGCAAATATTATGCCCACTCCTCTTTTCTTTGGCTGAAGTAAAAAATGTCCACTGAAGCCGACTACTTTTCATGCCCAGAATTTGCCCCTGTGGAAAATTTAGTTTCTTGAAGTAAAATGATctgagaatgggggaggctgAGTTCTGACTGgacatttttccttttaatgacATTATTTAGAACTTGGACATTCAAAGATGTTACATTAAAGGGAAGAGCCATTGAGAATAACTACTTAGCTTATTGAAAGTTGTGTGTGTGAATCACTGACTGTTTGATGGCATATGAACCCTTTAGTATGGCACACCTCTCTCAATTCTAATTCTATTGTATTCACCATTGTATTCATGAATATGGCTTGGTTTCTTATGATTCAGCTCCACTTCCCCAGTTCCCTCCCCTGTCCTACCTTACCCTTACTTTAAATCATAGAATAAAAAACCCAAATAGCATATAAATCCATCCCCAAGGAACAGCTGACTGAAGGAGCTGAGTTAATGGCTTCTGAAGATGATGGTTTCAGTCATGGAGCAGGAATCGGAGAAGAGAGAGTGAAGTGAGTCCAGAACAAAAACAGAAGAGAGCCTGGCAGGGTCTGGAGTGAGGGGATCAAAAGGGATAGACATTGAGAGAGCATGATTGGCAGAAATGAGACACGGCTTAGAGAAATGTAAAAGACCAGAATGGGGGGAGTATGTTACCTAGTAGTGGGTGTGATACATGAAGGGGGAGAGAATAGTTCCCTTTgatgaacacccagccagccagatagctgtaaaatccctcttgggttgaaagggcttgagggtatcccacagggaggaattcccaagtgctccttcccgGGTTAAAAGGGgtatttttgcatttgggtggtggcagcatttaccaagccaaggtcagagggaagctataaccttgggagtgtaatacaagcctggagtggccagtattaatttttagaatgtttgcgggcccccactttctgcattCGAGTGACAGAGTAGGGATTTAGCCTTGATAGTGGGTGATGTTGAAAGTGTGCGCGCTCCTCCTCCATCCCACAATGTAGGTCGGCTCCCCagactagggttagggttacaaaGGGTAGAGCTCCCAGGGGGAAAGTTAGGGTTAGAAAAAGAAACACTAGCAATGCTCGGGTTAGACCTGGAGATAGGATTCCAAAGAATAGGGCTGCTTGCCTGAGGGTTAAAGTTGGGATCAGCAGGGCTCCCTGGCCTAGGGTAAGGGTTGAAAAGGGCAGTGCTCCGGCCTAGGGTTAGCGTTGGGATCAGTAGGTCTCCCCAAGCTAAGGTTAAGGTTTCAAAGGATAGGACTCCCAGCCTAGGATTAGGATCACAAAGGGTACATCTTCTCGGCCTATGTTCTGCATTCAGCCCATAGGGATTCCAGGACTAGGGTTAGGTTGGGGTCACTAGGACTCCCTGACCTAGAGTTATGATTGCAGTCTGGAGGGCTCCCTGGCATAAAGTTAAGGTTACAAAAGTTAAGGCTTCTTGACCTAGGGTTAGCATTGGGGCCAGAAGGGCTCTCCTGCCCAGGGTTAGGGTGACAAAGGGTCGTGCTTGCCTGGTTAGGGTTAAAAAGAGGAGGCTCATGGGTTACGGGCTTGATGATGAGTTTTGGTGGGTGGGAAGCACCCCTTTGCAGAACCCACTTGAGGAAAGTAAGAGAAGCATGAGGCAAGGCTGCCCTCACGTCATGGAGTACAAGACAGGGTGGATAGCCCCATGTGCTGTCTAATTTTGACAGCATCCGCCCATACCCTCTgatcgtagtccaggaggtctgaGTCTGGTGGCACCAACCAAGATCAGCTTCTGGCACACCAAGAGGGACTAAGGTTGGAATTTAGCACAGATTCTGCAAGGAGGTCCTCCCATTGGCAGCCGCTACAGACCTGGTCCAGGTTCTGAGGAGGTTCTGGTAAAAGACTGCAAGCTCAGAGAGGTCTTAGGGGAGTTGCCACTTGTATTGGCACTCTTGGAGGCATGCTCTGGGCACAACTGCCTGAACTGtaaaggagtctctgcagggcctgatGGTGGAAGGTGTGCATCTGGCTGAGGATGTAGATCAGGCCATGTCCGTCCTCCCACAGGAGGGCAGCCCAGGACACCTGCAGAGACCCTGTGCAGCCCTGGCAAGAAAAATTCCAGGATCTTCTTCTGGAGACTGGCCAGGGTCCCCGGTAACAGGCTCAGGATGTTgaaccagagcatggacaggactagatgATTCATCACCAGCACCCTCCCCTGCAGGGAAATGCACTGGAGCAGCCCCATCCACCTTCACAGCCAGCCAGACAGCTTGGCCTCTAGATTTGGTCCAATTCTCCAGCAGGAAGTAGATTGTTGGCAGAAAGGTCTATGCCCAAATAGAGCAGCGGACCTGTGCCCCACTGGATGTCACCGAGCACAGGTGGGAGATAGCCTGTCTGCCACCCTTTCCCAACCATCGGGCCAGAAATCTTGACCCAGTTGACTTGAGTGGGAAAGGAGGAGGTAGTGAGGCCTGGAGGGACCTTGCCCAAGAAGCCAGGGAAAACATGACAGCAGACCCTCAGGGAGAATAGGGCTATGCCCAGCTGAAACTGGGGAAGAAGACTGCACTAGTTGTGTTTTGGTTTGAAGTACTTTGATAAATGTGACTTCTTAAAGGGCTCCTGAAGAGAAATGATGGCCAAAGAGGCAGGGTGccatagagcagtgtttcccaaacttgggacaacgcttgtgtagggaaaacccctggcgggccgggccggtttgtgtacctgccgcgtccgcaggtccggccgatcgtggctcccactggccgcggttcgctgctccaggccaacggaggtgacgggaagcggtggccagtacgtcccttggcccgtgcagcttcccgccacccccattggcctggagcagcgaaccgtggccagtgggagctgggatcagcccgacctgcggacgcagcaggtacacaaacaggcccagcccgccaggggctttccctacacaagcggcgtcccaagtttgggaaacactgccataGAGCAACCTCTCTCCACAAGGGGGCACTCTAGAGTTACCAGCAGTTACAAACATCTTAATCCCTTTGATTTTTCTCCAGCACTGAGGTCCTGTTCACTGAATTCTACACCTGGCCAGTTTATTCAAAATGTCGTCATGCATCTTGGCATTTCAATTCTTGTTCCCAAAATTGTGGACTCTGCAGTACCTTGGTGGGAGTTGTCAGCACTCTGAAAATGTGTCGTCTTTGGCATCATTATCACAGAACAGGAGCTCTCTACCAGATGTGGATGAGGGCAGTTGCTGATAATGGCCACTGCGGGCGAATGTGGAGAATGAGGGCCAAGGAGACCTGTATGCAGCAGGAGTTAACTTTCAGTCAGGAAGCAGGGAACAAGTAGCTAGACAACAGGACACGGGACCCTAAGAGAATTgtggggaaggcactggaggactagcaGCTCTCACTTGTTATCACAGCACTAACCTAATCAACACTACTGAGAGGTTGTGTTGGGGGCTAAGGAGGTAAGCTCACTCAAGGTCTGCTCTATATCCCCACTTGTGCCAACCAATTTGTGTTAACATAACCACAAATAAGTGAGCAGGTTTTTTTGTGGTTATGGGTAGGATGGAGTTAACAAACACTTGAGTTATACCTTGTGTTAACTCACTAGTGAAGCCAGGCACAGTAATTGATACACTGGTTGGCCTGTTGAGgacttttgttctgtttttgagtCCTTATTTTAATTGCCTCTGAAAAGTTTCTCTTtgagttgacctgggctctgatcTCTAGCTGTTGATGTAAGCTCAGCTTTGTGCAGTAGTTACACAGAGGCAAGATGACAATTTGTGCTACTGCATACAATTGTGCATACAGTTAAAAGGGCTTTTTATTTTAGAAAGGAATTCCCAGgactattgggggggggggatttttcaaATGTTGTAACTCTTCTAACTACAAAATTCATGGACAGGGCCAGAGATCCTATGCTTAAACCTCACCAGCGTCTCCCTTACAGACTCTGAATGAAGGACCACAATTTTAATACTACTTCAGACACTCCTGGTAACTTCCTGCTTACAAATTCCTTCCAATTTGTCATATTTCTGCAAAATAAGTCAAATCCAGACCTGGTGCAAGTTGAGGCAACCACTGCTGCAAGTACTTGCTTCCATCAGGTTTGAATGTTAATAATAGATAACATTTAAATGAATAGCTTGCAGAATCTAGTCACCCAACATCCCTCTCTCCTGTCCACCGAGGAAATCCAATTTTGATATGAGACAAGGCCACTATACATTCCTCTCCACTGTAAGACTCTATTAGGCCTACAAAACCCCCATCCATAACCCTATAGCATCTTTCCTTCATAGTGCAATTAGattccctctcctctttgccCTTCTCCTTTTCATTAACTCTGTGTCCATGTatcacccctcccctgcaccaaTATGCAACTGCCTTTGCTCTGCTGATCGCCAGAGGGATCCACAAGACATTAAATTAACTTTTGATCACCAAAAATTGAGAAACAAACTTTTAGCCATTACCAGAATGGATAGTTCAGACATTACTCCAGAGACCTGCAAATGAGACTGGGGTTATATACCTGGCTCTGACATAGATTTCCTGTATTCCCTTAAGCAGATCACATCTCTAAATGTTTAAATAGCCTGTAATTTTGTGTGGCTCAATTACTGAGTGCTTCATTTTAGACAAATAGGCCCTAACTATGAGGTGCTGGGTACCCAAAACTTCACCTGAACCAAATGGTGTTTTCTTGAATTAACAGTTTCTCTGACTGGAGCTCCCAGTAACTGAGTCATCCAAAATTAAAGGTCACTTTAGAAACTTTGTCCATAAAGCTTTTTAAGTTGTTGTAGCATGACCATCACTGTAGTTTCTCCATACTTCCTTTTCTTACTGGCCCAGTGTGAGGCTTAATTCGTTGTTTATAGAGTGTATTCAGATCTGTAGATAGAAGCAGCTATATCGTGTGAAGttttattaaaatgaataaaatatgaaTTTATTGTAAACAAAATATCCTTGTGCAATATCATGAACAGTAAAAATCTTTtgtacacaatttaaaaaaaattaaagtttgcATAAGTATAAAACCCACACTGCAGGCATTTCATTCAATGAATAACTATATACAAATGAAGTCAACTGTATAACTGGCAGAGCTAATGTGATGTTCAAGCAAAGTTCAAATCTCCCATCTTTAATGTTGGCTGTGGCACAAGAACTACTTTTAGGGTCTCTGAAAACTAGGATGGTTGAGAATGAGCCaaagaaatgggaacaaaggGACTATAGCAGCAAGAGACGTTCATCCTGAGGCTCTATCCTAGTAACCTGTCAGGCCCTGAGTGCAGACTCCCAATCAATATTTGATGGAGGAGCCTCCTCAAAATTTTGTCCTACCCGCcatggagcctgcaccctcttCTTCTCCCAGGCTAGATAATCAGATGTGGGGTGATCGTCCAGCTGGTCAAATTCATTAAGGCTGAAACGAACTGCCAGCTGGTTCACCATTCTTTTCAAGGCAAGAAAAGCTGCAATGATCTGGAAGGTGAGGAAGAGGGCAAAAATGATGTGgactgctcgctccagtggctggatCTTCAAACCTTCATTAAAGAGCACGAAGAGGATTATGGGCAActgcaggaggagactcaggagcCAAAAGCCAGCCAGTTCAGGTACCTACAACAGTAAGACATTATGTCTAACATTAACAGTTGTTATAGCATGGCAATGGAACAATGCAAGCCATGTGTACACAGTGGAGTACATACCAAAACCAGGTATCCTGTAAAAATCCATTCTCCCTCTTCCCAAAGCCTGCGTATGCTATGGAATTGCTAAGAAATAGgattggttgaaaattttctgtctaaactatttttcaatgaaaaattggGGTTTTTGACTAAGCTAAATTATTTGCCAAAAACCATCTCTTTCATCAAAAAACAAATGCCCCAAATCTGAAATTTTTAATTGGTTATACAACTGCTGTGCCTCATGGGAACTGTATTTGAGTTGCCTCATGTACCCCTTCTTATGGGCTTGGCTCCCACCTGAACTTCATCTTCCATGAAGCAATGTGGCTATGCAACTCTTATAATGCACCAGCTCCCTTAAGCAAGAGAGGAGACAATGGTGTATCACATATGATACAGTCTAACCAGTGAGTAAAGCTGATTGAGAATAAGAGGAGCATGTGGTACCTGAACCACAACTCCCCTGATGTGCTATAGTAGCATTTCAGAATTCAAGTATTTCGGTTTTAACTTTTtgctgaaaagtcaaaattttcagcaGGGGAAAccccattttccagccagctctactatGAAACAAAGAGACAACATAAATGTTTAGCCAACAACTACTCGGAAAGCAGTTTACTattcagatttttgttttaacTAAATCCAGGGCTTCAGGGAGTTAAATTCAGTGGACGATCATGGGCTTCCCTGGTGTTCCCATCACCTTCTAAAATCTCTGCAGAGAAGTTCTAGCCCTGCTGCTGCACCTAGTGAGTCCAAAACATCCTAGTAACAGCAGAAGCAGAGTTAAATGTAGTCACTGGCCTTCCCCCTGTTCCTGCCAGAACTGGCAGCCAAGTGTGATCCTCTTTACCCCCATTCCCCCACAGTGACAAGTGGACACAAGGTTGCATCTCTGGCAATGAAGTCTATAGGATGTTCAGCAGCTCAGGTGACATGTGCAGTAGCAGAGTAAAACTAGTGGGGATAGAGGGAAACTGATGAGAATCAAACTATCAGTATCATTAAGGTCGTGCTATAGGCTGGAGCAGGAAGCACGGTCTTCCAAGGGGAATTAAATTAACAGAGCAATAAGTCAGGACAGAAGAAAACAATAAATAGAGAGGCAGAAAAAGGAGACTTGCACTGAAAGTTTAGTGTCAGTACATATCAGTATGGAA encodes the following:
- the TMEM17 gene encoding transmembrane protein 17 isoform X1 produces the protein MALPDPVRRRLGSFSRTVFSDSNRTGPERRGSGGLDNEIVSSLPLQMSLYFNLYFFPFWWVSSVVMLQLKYPVLPDYYKFILVTVIVLASLIEAIRLYLGYMGNLQEKVPELAGFWLLSLLLQLPIILFVLFNEGLKIQPLERAVHIIFALFLTFQIIAAFLALKRMVNQLAVRFSLNEFDQLDDHPTSDYLAWEKKRVQAPWRVGQNFEEAPPSNIDWESALRA
- the TMEM17 gene encoding transmembrane protein 17 isoform X2, with protein sequence MALPDPVRRRLGSFSRTVFSDSNRTGPERRGSGGLDNEIVSSLPLQMSLYFNLYFFPFWWVSSVVMLQLKVPELAGFWLLSLLLQLPIILFVLFNEGLKIQPLERAVHIIFALFLTFQIIAAFLALKRMVNQLAVRFSLNEFDQLDDHPTSDYLAWEKKRVQAPWRVGQNFEEAPPSNIDWESALRA